Proteins encoded by one window of Gammaproteobacteria bacterium:
- a CDS encoding alpha/beta hydrolase, producing the protein MEQRGFFDNRRGKKLFYAAHGRPGAGSAWLFCNPFLEEKTFSHPAYVSLARTIAANGGFAVRFDYEGDGDSDGEYDSLGLGDWVADVEAVAAFAQQRWNVTAPALFGLRLGAAVACMAAARIGSTRLLLWEPVVNGGAYLEDCLKLNLTTQLSTHKRVIEGRPKLLERLARDEQINIAGYQLGGRMAAQLQAFDLLQQLSALSGYCQIDVVRLPPRAKADTSPVLTGVQRVIDCAGLPFWQESRQHDPQGAFAAASHELIGGSAA; encoded by the coding sequence ATGGAACAACGCGGTTTCTTCGACAACCGACGCGGCAAAAAGCTTTTCTATGCCGCGCATGGCCGGCCCGGAGCAGGGTCGGCCTGGTTGTTTTGTAATCCATTTTTGGAGGAGAAGACTTTCAGTCATCCGGCTTATGTCAGCTTGGCGCGCACGATTGCTGCGAATGGCGGGTTTGCCGTGCGCTTCGATTATGAAGGCGACGGTGACAGCGACGGCGAGTACGACAGTCTGGGCTTGGGCGATTGGGTAGCCGACGTTGAAGCGGTCGCTGCTTTTGCACAACAACGCTGGAATGTGACGGCGCCGGCACTGTTCGGTTTGCGGCTCGGTGCCGCTGTCGCCTGTATGGCGGCGGCCCGTATCGGTAGCACACGATTGCTGTTGTGGGAGCCGGTCGTTAATGGTGGCGCCTACTTGGAGGACTGCTTGAAGTTGAATCTAACGACGCAGCTATCGACCCACAAGCGTGTCATCGAAGGCCGACCGAAGTTGCTCGAACGTCTGGCGCGCGACGAGCAGATCAATATCGCCGGCTATCAACTCGGCGGCCGTATGGCGGCGCAATTGCAGGCATTCGATTTGTTGCAGCAGCTGTCGGCATTGAGCGGTTATTGTCAGATTGATGTCGTGCGCTTGCCGCCGCGGGCGAAAGCGGATACGTCGCCGGTATTGACTGGTGTACAGCGCGTAATCGACTGCGCCGGTTTGCCGTTTTGGCAGGAGTCGCGCCAACACGATCCGCAAGGAGCTTTTGCTGCTGCTAGCCACGAGCTTATCGGCGGGAGCGCGGCGTGA
- a CDS encoding alpha/beta fold hydrolase produces MNETLFEVAGADGLMRRGIVTGPQTGSGMGIVLLPAGLKYHIGPGRFNVLLARSLAAAGHTVLRIDPIGMGESDGHIEAGATRELWRSVEQGRFVDDTLLACREFRRCFGLERIIVAGICGGAITGQLAAARARGVIDGVVSLNTAVTLSPIDANAAKPMGAVQAQHHMKSYLRKLLAPAAWRRLFSGESDIAGIGRIVVTAVKTRIGGGRRTLDLFPNENPAYLESFRTLERNRIPHLLLFSGNDNRWLEFQEIVLQRYLNGNSKSEQYEIGVIADANHEFHWRAWQQEAFRHIGQWIERTFVSDVISARVAS; encoded by the coding sequence GTGAACGAAACGCTATTCGAAGTTGCCGGCGCCGATGGCTTGATGCGCCGCGGCATTGTTACCGGCCCGCAAACCGGTAGCGGTATGGGCATCGTATTGTTGCCTGCCGGCTTGAAGTATCACATCGGTCCCGGCCGGTTCAACGTGCTGTTGGCGCGCTCGCTGGCGGCGGCAGGGCATACGGTTTTACGTATCGATCCGATCGGCATGGGCGAGAGCGATGGCCATATTGAGGCGGGCGCGACGCGCGAGTTGTGGCGCAGTGTCGAGCAGGGTCGTTTCGTCGACGACACGCTGTTGGCCTGTCGCGAATTTCGTCGGTGCTTTGGGCTCGAACGCATCATCGTCGCCGGTATTTGCGGCGGTGCTATCACTGGGCAATTGGCCGCAGCCCGCGCGCGTGGCGTGATTGACGGCGTGGTGTCGTTGAACACCGCGGTCACATTGTCGCCGATCGATGCAAACGCGGCCAAGCCGATGGGGGCGGTGCAGGCGCAGCATCATATGAAGAGTTATTTACGTAAGTTACTGGCGCCGGCGGCGTGGCGTCGGTTATTCAGCGGCGAAAGCGATATCGCTGGAATCGGCAGAATCGTTGTAACCGCCGTCAAAACGCGTATCGGCGGTGGCCGGCGGACGCTGGATTTATTTCCAAACGAGAACCCGGCCTATCTCGAAAGTTTTCGGACGCTGGAGCGGAATCGGATACCGCATCTATTGCTATTCAGTGGCAACGACAATCGTTGGCTCGAATTTCAAGAAATTGTTTTACAGCGGTACCTCAACGGCAATAGTAAGAGTGAACAGTACGAGATCGGTGTAATCGCCGACGCCAATCACGAGTTTCATTGGCGGGCTTGGCAGCAGGAGGCGTTCCGGCATATCGGCCAATGGATCGAGCGTACTTTTGTCAGCGATGTGATCAGCGCTCGAGTCGCTTCATAA
- a CDS encoding glycosyltransferase family 4 protein, producing MDTVTNDRLKAATARAAVQTPLRVLMVVDGCYPSLGGAEIQVALLGRTLKARGHDVSVLSPLLDATMPLRGTVEGIPVERIAYPRIRGLGAFILMVRFAWILLHRRSRYDAIHIHMMKNLATVAGLVRPLLRASVTVKVSGAWEFDGGVLDAERRNHWLTRLRNKWIGRCDYFQCISVYTRQRLRDAGYAEHKLRMIPNAVEVDRFSDPQSPTQDHVPTVVFVGRMRAVKGLDVLIRAWKQVCARHVARLIIAGDGPELNNLKRLAGDMGLTDSIEFPGRVMAVPALLQKADVYVQPSYQEGLPNSVLEGMSAGLPIVATRVSGNEDVVEDGVNGQLVPAGNAEALAEALTALVGDLSRARSQGRMSRQIIEEKFQTSVVVEQLIKAYQRAL from the coding sequence ATGGACACAGTAACGAATGACAGGTTGAAGGCAGCAACAGCGCGCGCCGCCGTGCAGACGCCTTTGCGGGTCTTGATGGTCGTCGACGGTTGTTATCCGAGTCTGGGCGGCGCTGAGATTCAGGTGGCGTTGCTCGGGCGTACGTTAAAGGCGCGCGGGCATGATGTGAGCGTGTTGTCGCCGTTGCTCGACGCGACGATGCCGTTGCGTGGTACGGTCGAGGGAATTCCGGTGGAACGAATCGCCTATCCGCGCATTCGCGGTTTGGGTGCATTCATTTTGATGGTGCGCTTTGCCTGGATACTATTGCATCGACGTAGCCGCTACGACGCCATTCATATCCATATGATGAAAAATTTGGCGACGGTCGCTGGTTTGGTGCGGCCGTTGCTGCGTGCTTCCGTGACCGTCAAGGTGTCGGGGGCGTGGGAGTTCGACGGTGGTGTGCTCGATGCTGAACGGCGTAATCACTGGCTGACGCGTTTACGTAATAAGTGGATCGGTCGGTGCGACTACTTTCAATGCATCAGCGTTTACACGCGCCAGCGGCTACGCGATGCCGGTTATGCCGAACATAAGCTGCGCATGATTCCGAACGCCGTCGAGGTCGACCGCTTCAGCGATCCGCAGTCGCCGACACAGGATCATGTGCCAACCGTGGTATTTGTTGGCCGCATGCGTGCTGTCAAAGGTCTCGACGTGTTGATCCGTGCCTGGAAGCAGGTATGTGCACGTCATGTCGCGCGGTTGATCATCGCTGGCGACGGTCCTGAGCTGAACAATCTAAAACGTTTGGCCGGCGACATGGGCTTGACCGATTCCATCGAATTTCCGGGCCGGGTCATGGCAGTGCCGGCGTTGTTACAGAAAGCCGATGTTTACGTGCAGCCGTCGTACCAGGAAGGATTGCCGAACTCGGTATTGGAAGGGATGTCGGCCGGTTTGCCGATCGTCGCCACGCGGGTCAGTGGCAACGAAGACGTGGTCGAGGACGGCGTCAACGGGCAACTAGTGCCAGCCGGAAACGCCGAGGCCTTGGCCGAGGCGCTGACAGCGCTGGTTGGCGATTTGTCGCGGGCACGGTCGCAAGGGCGGATGTCGCGCCAAATTATCGAAGAAAAATTCCAGACGTCCGTGGTAGTCGAGCAATTGATTAAGGCCTACCAACGAGCATTGTGA
- the nadE gene encoding NAD(+) synthase yields MKGQLSKDVLKLDEAAEVERIGARLREACGQVLRKRGLVVAISSGIDSSACVGVAVRALGASKVFGLILPERDSSPDSAKKAERLAQHLGIRYAIEDIAPTLEAIGCYRWRDQAIKRALPAYGPGWGMKIVISGGLEGRINHFRLIAKSPNDEMHDVRLGLEDYLQIVAATNYKQRIRKTIEYFHADRLNYAVVGTPNRLEYDQGFFVKNGDGAADVKPIAHLYKTQVYALARHLGLPAEICNTTPTTDTYSLPQGQDEFYFALPYQQMDYAVWALNHGVTAAELGSFLGIGEERAKNVYADIEAKRRTTSYMHAQPLLVEAVTELPKIDPVARK; encoded by the coding sequence GTGAAGGGCCAATTGTCGAAAGATGTGCTCAAGCTGGATGAGGCTGCCGAAGTCGAGCGGATCGGTGCGCGACTGCGCGAGGCGTGTGGTCAAGTGTTGCGTAAACGCGGACTGGTAGTGGCGATATCGAGCGGCATCGACAGCTCGGCGTGCGTTGGCGTAGCGGTACGCGCCCTGGGCGCCAGCAAAGTTTTCGGTCTGATCTTGCCGGAGCGCGATTCGTCGCCGGACAGCGCCAAAAAGGCGGAACGGTTAGCCCAACATCTTGGTATTCGTTATGCGATCGAAGACATCGCGCCGACGCTCGAAGCCATCGGTTGCTATCGTTGGCGCGACCAGGCGATTAAGCGCGCGCTGCCGGCGTACGGTCCCGGTTGGGGAATGAAGATCGTCATCAGCGGTGGTCTGGAAGGTCGCATCAATCATTTCCGGCTGATCGCGAAATCGCCGAACGATGAGATGCACGACGTGCGTTTGGGCCTCGAAGATTATTTGCAGATCGTCGCCGCGACCAACTACAAGCAGCGCATTCGTAAGACCATCGAGTATTTTCATGCCGATCGGCTCAACTATGCCGTGGTCGGTACGCCGAACCGCCTGGAATACGACCAAGGATTTTTCGTGAAGAACGGCGACGGCGCCGCTGACGTAAAGCCGATCGCACATCTTTATAAGACGCAGGTGTATGCACTGGCGCGGCATCTCGGCTTGCCGGCGGAGATTTGCAACACCACGCCGACGACCGATACCTATAGCTTGCCGCAGGGCCAAGACGAGTTTTACTTCGCGCTGCCGTATCAGCAGATGGACTACGCCGTATGGGCGCTGAACCACGGTGTGACCGCTGCCGAGCTCGGCAGTTTCCTCGGGATCGGTGAAGAGCGTGCGAAGAATGTTTACGCCGACATCGAGGCGAAGCGCCGCACCACCAGTTACATGCATGCACAACCGCTGTTGGTGGAGGCGGTGACGGAATTGCCGAAGATCGACCCAGTGGCGCGTAAGTAA